From Pan troglodytes isolate AG18354 chromosome 9, NHGRI_mPanTro3-v2.0_pri, whole genome shotgun sequence, the proteins below share one genomic window:
- the SERPINH1 gene encoding serpin H1 precursor, whose protein sequence is MRSLLLLSAFCLLEAALAAEVKKPAAAAAPGTAEKLSPKAATLAERSAGLAFSLYQAMAKDQAVENILVSPVVVASSLGLVSLGGKATTASQAKAVLSAEQLRDEEVHAGLGELLRSLSNSTARNVTWKLGSRLYGPSSVSFADDFVRSSKQHYNCEHSKINFRDKRSALQSINEWAAQTTDGKLPEVTKDVERTDGALLVNAMFFKPHWDEKFHHKMVDNRGFMVTRSYTVGVMMMHRTGLYNYYDDEKEKLQIVEMPLAHKLSSLIILMPHHVEPLERLEKLLTKEQLKIWMGKMQKKAVAISLPKGVVEVTHDLQKHLAGLGLTEAIDKNKADLSRMSGKKDLYLASVFHATAFELDTDGNPFDQDIYGREELRSPKLFYADHPFIFLVRDTQSGSLLFIGRLVRPKGDKMRDEL, encoded by the exons ATGCGCTCCCTCCTGCTTCTCAGCGCCTTCTGCCTCCTGGAGGCGGCCCTGGCCGCCGAGGTGAAGAAACCTGCAGCCGCAGCAGCTCCTGGCACCGCGGAGAAGTTGAGCCCCAAGGCGGCCACGCTTGCTGAGCGCAGCGCCGGCCTGGCCTTCAGCTTGTACCAGGCCATGGCCAAGGACCAGGCAGTGGAGAACATCCTGGTGTCACCCGTGGTGGTGGCCTCGTCGCTGGGGCTCGTGTCGCTGGGCGGCAAGGCGACCACGGCGTCGCAGGCCAAGGCAGTGCTGAGTGCCGAGCAGCTGCGCGACGAGGAGGTGCACGCCGGCCTGGGCGAGCTGCTGCGCTCACTCAGCAACTCCACGGCGCGCAACGTGACCTGGAAGCTGGGCAGCCGACTGTACGGACCCAGCTCAGTGAGCTTCGCTGATGACTTCGTGCGCAGCAGCAAGCAGCACTACAACTGCGAGCACTCCAAGATCAACTTCCGCGACAAGCGCAGCGCGCTGCAGTCCATCAACGAGTGGGCCGCGCAGACCACCGACGGCAAGCTGCCCGAGGTCACCAAGGACGTGGAGCGCACGGACGGCGCCCTGCTAGTCAACGCCATGTTCTTCAAGC CACACTGGGATGAGAAATTCCACCACAAGATGGTGGACAACCGTGGCTTCATGGTGACTCGGTCCTATACCGTGGGTGTCATGATGATGCACCGGACAG GCCTCTACAACTACTACGACGACGAGAAGGAAAAGCTGCAAATCGTGGAGATGCCCCTGGCCCACAAGCTCTCCAGCCTCATCATCCTCATGCCCCATCACGTGGAGCCTCTCGAGCGCCTTGAAAAGCTGCTAACCAAAGAGCAGCTGAAGATCTGGATGGGGAAGATGCAGAAGAAGGCTGTTGCCATCTCCTTGCCCAAGGGTGTGGTGGAGGTGACCCATGACCTGCAG AAACACCTGGCTGGGCTGGGCCTGACTGAGGCCATTGACAAGAACAAGGCCGACTTGTCACGCATGTCAGGCAAGAAGGACCTGTACCTGGCCAGCGTGTTCCACGCCACCGCCTTTGAGTTGGACACAGATGGCAACCCCTTTGACCAGGACATCTACGGGCGCGAGGAGCTGCGCAGCCCCAAGCTGTTCTACGCCGACCACCCCTTCATCTTCCTAGTGCGGGACACCCAAAGCGGCTCCCTGCTATTCATTGGGCGCCTGGTCCGGCCTAAGGGTGACAAGATGCGAGACGAGTTATAG